One window from the genome of Streptococcus halotolerans encodes:
- a CDS encoding diacylglycerol/lipid kinase family protein yields MKKALLVVNPSAGGEKAQEFQEAALKKLESYFDEVEVKETQKGGDARDFATAAAKEKIDSVFVMGGDGTVNEGISGLAEQDYRPKFGFFPLGTVNDLARALNMPIDPQEAIDKLDFEQTKSLDIGKINDHYFMNVIAIGSIPEAVRDVSVEEKTKFGKMAYLISGLKRIAQNENYDFELDVDGEHISVKSTTLLVGLTNSIGGHENFLPDAKVDDGLLHLVYLKDTNMLESFQAVPGLAKGVTDSNQSIGYRTFTEAHIALKNAASLGTNVDGDEGSDLPVDVTILPSHLTVYSGK; encoded by the coding sequence ATGAAAAAAGCTTTGTTGGTTGTCAACCCAAGTGCAGGTGGTGAAAAAGCCCAAGAATTTCAAGAAGCTGCCCTAAAAAAATTAGAATCCTACTTTGATGAGGTAGAGGTTAAAGAGACCCAAAAGGGTGGTGATGCGCGTGATTTTGCAACAGCAGCTGCCAAAGAAAAGATAGACAGTGTGTTTGTCATGGGTGGGGATGGTACGGTTAACGAAGGCATTAGTGGTTTGGCAGAGCAAGACTACCGTCCAAAATTTGGCTTTTTCCCACTAGGTACGGTCAATGATTTAGCACGCGCTTTGAATATGCCCATCGATCCTCAAGAGGCTATCGATAAACTTGATTTTGAGCAAACTAAATCTTTGGACATTGGCAAAATCAATGATCACTACTTTATGAATGTTATTGCTATCGGGTCGATTCCTGAAGCTGTTCGTGATGTTTCAGTTGAAGAAAAGACGAAATTCGGCAAGATGGCCTACCTTATCTCAGGACTTAAGAGGATTGCTCAAAATGAGAACTATGATTTTGAACTTGATGTTGATGGTGAACATATCTCAGTTAAGTCGACAACACTTTTAGTTGGATTGACAAATTCTATCGGTGGTCATGAGAATTTCCTACCCGATGCGAAAGTTGATGATGGTCTTTTGCACCTGGTCTATCTCAAAGATACTAATATGTTAGAATCTTTTCAGGCAGTCCCTGGTCTAGCCAAGGGAGTTACCGACTCTAATCAAAGCATTGGCTATCGTACCTTTACTGAGGCTCACATTGCTTTGAAAAATGCAGCGTCTTTGGGAACCAATGTTGATGGAGATGAGGGTAGCGACTTACCAGTTGATGTTACCATTTTGCCATCACACTTAACCGTTTATAGCGGAAAATAA
- a CDS encoding DUF975 family protein, with translation MITSIKQQAKALLKNLPGKYALFTLPIILSIVNISVSFRESFSDTSGSESSIAVTFPTLVTFLLAFFTISALYTMLEVVRQQRKSVEFGDLTQSFSGSRFPKLLITLLVRNLLLLPWAILLGLGLGLMIGIPLAAVSNRTNMGGVELVIILVGFILFLLGAVLSIWKSMQYSQTEFIIYDQVAQNRYQGPLAAIKESKQLMKGHIFELFKLYLSFIGWFFLGILTFGLISIYLLPYFTTTRSVYYQYLLEQKDAATTEDGAILTQGSPFDVH, from the coding sequence ATGATAACAAGTATCAAACAACAAGCTAAGGCACTCTTGAAAAATCTGCCTGGTAAGTACGCTCTCTTTACACTACCGATTATTTTATCCATCGTTAACATTAGTGTTTCTTTTAGAGAAAGTTTCAGTGACACTAGCGGATCAGAATCGAGTATTGCTGTGACGTTTCCCACTTTAGTAACTTTTTTATTGGCCTTCTTTACCATCTCAGCTCTCTATACGATGCTGGAAGTGGTTCGTCAACAACGCAAATCTGTTGAATTTGGGGATTTAACGCAAAGTTTTTCTGGCAGTCGTTTCCCTAAATTATTGATAACACTTCTTGTTCGTAACCTATTACTACTACCATGGGCAATCCTTTTGGGATTAGGCTTAGGGCTAATGATAGGTATTCCTCTTGCAGCAGTTTCTAACCGTACTAACATGGGCGGCGTAGAACTGGTCATCATCCTAGTTGGCTTCATTTTGTTCCTCTTAGGTGCTGTTCTCAGCATCTGGAAATCTATGCAATACTCGCAAACAGAATTTATCATTTATGACCAAGTGGCTCAAAATCGTTACCAAGGACCGTTAGCAGCTATCAAAGAAAGCAAGCAACTGATGAAAGGTCATATTTTTGAACTATTCAAACTTTATTTGAGTTTTATCGGTTGGTTTTTCCTTGGGATACTCACTTTTGGTCTGATTTCAATCTACCTCTTGCCTTACTTCACGACGACTCGGTCAGTGTATTACCAATACCTACTAGAACAAAAGGATGCTGCAACTACGGAAGATGGAGCCATCCTTACCCAAGGATCGCCCTTTGATGTACACTAA
- the tgt gene encoding tRNA guanosine(34) transglycosylase Tgt, whose protein sequence is MTEHPIKYRLIKTEKHTGARLGEIETPHGTFSTPMFMPVGTQATVKTQSPEELKQMGSGIILSNTYHLWLRPGDELIARAGGLHKFMNWDQAILTDSGGFQVYSLADSRNITEEGVTFKNHLNGSKMFLSPEKAISIQNNLGSDIMMSFDECPQFYQPYDYVKHSIERTSRWAERGLKAHRRPHDQGLFGIVQGAGFEDLRRQSAADLVAMDFAGYSVGGLAVGESHAEMNAVLDFTTPLLPENKPRYLMGVGAPDSLIDGVIRGIDMFDCVLPTRIARNGTCMTSEGRLVVKNAKYAEDFTPLDHDCDCYTCQHYTRAYLRHLLKADETFGMRLTSYHNLYFLVNLMKKVRQAIMDDNLLEFREDFVERYGYNQSNRNF, encoded by the coding sequence ATGACAGAACATCCAATTAAATACCGTCTCATTAAGACGGAAAAACACACCGGTGCCCGTCTGGGAGAAATCGAAACCCCACACGGAACCTTCTCAACGCCTATGTTTATGCCAGTTGGTACGCAGGCTACGGTCAAAACGCAGTCTCCAGAAGAACTCAAGCAAATGGGTTCAGGTATTATCCTTTCTAATACTTATCACCTCTGGTTGCGCCCTGGTGATGAGCTGATTGCTCGAGCGGGTGGCCTTCATAAGTTTATGAATTGGGACCAAGCTATCCTGACGGATTCAGGTGGATTTCAGGTTTATTCATTGGCTGATAGTCGCAATATCACTGAAGAAGGAGTAACCTTTAAAAACCACTTGAACGGCTCAAAAATGTTCCTTTCTCCAGAGAAAGCAATCTCAATTCAGAACAACCTTGGGTCAGACATTATGATGAGTTTTGATGAATGTCCTCAATTTTACCAACCTTACGATTACGTTAAACATTCTATTGAACGGACTAGCCGCTGGGCAGAGCGGGGGCTAAAAGCCCACCGCCGCCCTCACGATCAAGGGCTCTTTGGGATTGTACAAGGTGCTGGCTTTGAAGACCTCCGTCGTCAGTCGGCTGCGGATTTGGTAGCCATGGATTTCGCTGGTTACTCTGTTGGCGGTTTGGCTGTTGGTGAATCCCACGCAGAAATGAATGCTGTCTTGGACTTTACCACACCGCTCTTGCCTGAAAATAAGCCTCGCTATTTAATGGGAGTGGGAGCGCCAGATAGCTTGATTGATGGGGTGATTCGTGGGATTGATATGTTTGACTGTGTCCTTCCAACACGCATCGCTCGTAACGGAACTTGCATGACCAGTGAAGGTCGTCTAGTGGTTAAAAATGCCAAGTATGCCGAAGATTTCACACCGCTCGATCATGACTGTGATTGTTATACTTGTCAACATTACACGCGTGCTTACCTCCGTCACCTACTCAAAGCTGATGAAACCTTTGGTATGCGCTTGACCTCTTACCATAATCTCTACTTCTTGGTCAATCTAATGAAGAAGGTACGCCAAGCCATCATGGATGATAATTTACTTGAATTCCGTGAAGACTTTGTAGAGCGTTATGGTTACAATCAGTCAAATCGTAATTTCTAA
- a CDS encoding CHY zinc finger protein, translating to MLFKGINLDENSRCQHYHSELDIVALKCATCQSYYACYKCHNAMESHPFEATSSDESYPVICGACQTYLPLIGYKSGSCPHCGSAFNPNCQLHDHLYFTKESHYDEH from the coding sequence ATGCTATTTAAGGGGATCAATCTAGATGAGAATAGCCGTTGCCAACACTATCACTCTGAACTAGATATTGTTGCTTTGAAGTGTGCGACTTGTCAGTCTTATTATGCTTGTTATAAGTGCCATAATGCCATGGAAAGTCATCCCTTTGAAGCTACTTCAAGTGACGAAAGCTATCCTGTTATTTGTGGCGCTTGTCAAACTTATCTGCCCCTTATAGGCTACAAGTCTGGGTCTTGTCCACACTGTGGATCTGCTTTTAATCCTAACTGTCAGCTTCATGATCATCTCTATTTTACAAAGGAGTCTCACTATGACGAGCACTAA
- a CDS encoding biotin transporter BioY produces the protein MTSTKSLIQIALMATLIVILGLMPPLPLGFIPVPIVLQNMGVMLAAILLGPKKGTLSILVFFILGLFLPVFTGGNTTLVVFAGPTAGYVMGWLIVPLVLAGLRRLLPFDQPLVSFALVWLSGVLVVDVIGAIYLAHYTHAALLPSLLSNLVFIPGDTIKAVIATMIGIRYRKQIGLD, from the coding sequence ATGACGAGCACTAAATCGCTTATTCAAATAGCCCTAATGGCAACCTTGATTGTTATTTTAGGACTAATGCCACCATTACCATTAGGATTTATCCCTGTTCCGATTGTTCTTCAAAATATGGGAGTTATGTTAGCTGCTATTCTCTTAGGACCTAAAAAAGGAACCTTGTCCATTCTTGTTTTTTTCATTCTTGGTTTGTTCTTACCAGTATTTACAGGTGGTAACACGACTTTGGTTGTGTTTGCTGGTCCAACGGCAGGTTATGTGATGGGATGGTTAATTGTGCCTCTTGTGTTGGCTGGTCTACGTCGACTACTTCCTTTTGATCAACCGTTGGTTAGTTTTGCTCTTGTCTGGTTATCAGGTGTTTTGGTCGTGGATGTCATCGGTGCTATCTACTTAGCACACTATACTCATGCAGCGCTGCTTCCCTCACTTTTGTCAAACTTGGTTTTCATTCCAGGAGATACCATCAAAGCTGTTATAGCGACTATGATTGGAATACGATATAGGAAACAGATCGGGTTAGATTAG
- a CDS encoding PolC-type DNA polymerase III: MSDLFEKLMEQIEMPLEHRRSRAFSSADIIEVKVHSLSRRWEFHFSFEHILPIALYRELEMRLVSTFKNADIKASFDIKVPNPEFDRELLQAYYQEAFEHPLCASAGFKATFSKLQVAYDGQKVIITGPEYADKDHFKKNHIPKLAQQFALFGFGDLTFEVVSDQAMTEELKSSFESNREALLEQAAQENLEAQKALEAAGPPPEEPKASPAFDYKERAAKRQAGFEKAVITPMIDIQTEENRITFEGMVFDVEKKTTRTGRHIINFKMTDYTSSFAMQKWARDDDELKKYDMIAKGAWLRVQGDIENNRFTNSLTMTVQQVKEIAHTPRKDLMPDDQKRVEFHAHTNMSTMDALPTVESLIDKAAEWGHPAVAITDHANVQSFPHGYHRARKLGIKAIFGMEANIVEDSVPITYNEVSMPLKEATYVVFDVETTGLSAVNNDLIQIAASKMHKGNIIEQFDEFIDPGHPLSAFTTELTGITDQHVQGSKPLKQVLEEFQAFCQDTVLVAHNATFDVGFMNANYDRHDLPLITQPVIDTLEFARNLYPEYKRHGLGPLTKRFQVALEHHHMANYDAEATGRLLFIFINDVLDRHGITDMTDLNTKLVAEDSYKKARVKHATIYVQNQVGLKNIFKLVSLSNVKYFEGVARIPRTVLNDHREGLLLGSACSEGEVFDAVLTKGVDAAVEVAKYYDFIEIMPPAIYAPLLAQGTIKDETGIQEAIQNLIEVGRRLDKPVLATGNVHYIEPEEEIYREIIVRSLGQGAMINRTIGRGEGAMPAPLPKAHFRTTNEMLDEFAFLGKELAYQVVVANTQAFAERFEEIEVVKGDLYTPYLDRAEETVAELTYEKAFEVYGNPLPDIIDLRIEKELSSILGNGFAVIYLASQMLVNRSNERGYLVGSRGSVGSSFVATMIGITEVNPMPPHYVCPNCQHSEFITDGSYGSGYDLPNKDCPECGTLYKKDGQDIPFETFLGFDGDKVPDIDLNFSGDDQPSAHLDVRDIFGEEYAFRAGTVGTVADKTAYGFVKGYERDYGKFYRDAEVDRLAKGAAGVKRTTGQHPGGIVVIPNYMDVYDFTPVQYPADDTSAEWQTTHFNFHDIDENILKLDILGHDDPTMIRKLQDLSGIDPSEILPDDPGVMALFSGTEILGVTEEQIGTPTGMLGIPEFGTNFVRGMVNETRPTTFAELLQLSGLSHGTDVWLGNAQDLIKQGIADLSTVIGCRDDIMVYLMHQGLEPKMAFTIMERVRKGLWLKIPEEERNGYIQAMRDNNVPDWYIESCGKIKYMFPKAHAAAYVLMALRVAYFKVHHPLYYYCAYFSIRAKAFELKTMSGGLTAVKARMKDITEKKQRNEASNVENDLFTTLELVNEMLERGYQFGKLDLYRSDATEFIIDGDTLIPPFVALEGLGENVARQVVRARKDGEFLSKTELRKRGGLSSTLVEKMSDMGILGNLPEDNQLSLFDDFFA; this comes from the coding sequence ATGTCAGACTTGTTTGAAAAACTCATGGAACAAATCGAAATGCCGCTTGAACATCGTCGTTCAAGGGCCTTTTCGTCTGCCGATATTATCGAGGTTAAGGTACATTCTCTCAGTCGTCGTTGGGAGTTTCATTTTTCATTTGAGCACATTCTTCCAATCGCGCTTTACCGTGAACTAGAGATGCGATTGGTGTCAACCTTTAAGAATGCTGACATCAAGGCTTCTTTTGATATTAAAGTACCCAATCCTGAATTTGATCGAGAGCTCTTGCAGGCTTATTATCAAGAAGCTTTTGAACATCCTCTTTGTGCCAGTGCCGGTTTTAAAGCTACCTTTTCAAAATTGCAAGTCGCCTACGATGGGCAAAAAGTTATCATTACAGGACCAGAATACGCTGACAAGGATCATTTTAAAAAGAATCATATCCCAAAACTAGCCCAACAATTTGCCTTGTTCGGCTTTGGTGATCTGACATTTGAAGTGGTGTCTGACCAAGCTATGACAGAGGAGTTGAAGTCCTCTTTTGAAAGTAATCGTGAGGCCCTCTTAGAGCAAGCTGCGCAGGAAAATCTTGAGGCACAGAAGGCTTTAGAAGCTGCAGGTCCTCCACCAGAGGAACCAAAAGCCTCTCCAGCTTTTGACTACAAAGAAAGAGCAGCTAAACGCCAAGCTGGATTTGAAAAAGCTGTCATCACGCCAATGATTGATATTCAGACTGAAGAAAATCGTATTACCTTTGAGGGGATGGTTTTTGATGTTGAGAAGAAAACGACACGCACTGGCCGTCATATCATCAATTTCAAAATGACAGACTATACGTCAAGTTTTGCTATGCAAAAATGGGCTAGAGATGACGATGAGCTCAAAAAATACGACATGATTGCCAAGGGAGCCTGGCTCCGTGTCCAAGGAGATATCGAAAATAACCGCTTTACCAATAGTTTGACGATGACTGTTCAGCAGGTTAAGGAAATTGCTCATACACCACGCAAAGACTTAATGCCAGACGACCAAAAACGTGTGGAATTTCATGCTCACACCAATATGTCAACAATGGATGCTTTGCCAACGGTGGAATCGCTTATTGATAAAGCAGCGGAGTGGGGCCATCCTGCCGTTGCTATCACTGATCATGCTAATGTACAGAGTTTCCCTCATGGCTATCATCGCGCTCGTAAGTTAGGCATTAAAGCCATCTTTGGGATGGAAGCTAATATCGTAGAAGATAGTGTGCCCATTACATATAATGAAGTCTCTATGCCGCTTAAAGAAGCTACTTATGTTGTTTTTGATGTGGAGACAACAGGATTGTCAGCGGTTAACAATGACTTAATTCAGATTGCAGCCTCAAAAATGCATAAGGGTAATATCATCGAGCAGTTTGATGAATTTATCGATCCAGGTCATCCCCTCTCTGCCTTTACAACCGAATTAACAGGGATTACTGACCAGCATGTCCAAGGCTCTAAGCCATTAAAACAAGTTTTGGAAGAATTTCAAGCTTTCTGTCAGGATACCGTCTTGGTTGCCCACAATGCCACCTTCGACGTTGGCTTTATGAATGCCAATTACGACCGTCATGATTTGCCATTGATTACGCAACCTGTCATTGATACCTTGGAATTTGCTCGTAATCTCTATCCAGAATACAAACGTCATGGTTTGGGCCCCTTAACCAAACGATTCCAAGTAGCCCTTGAACACCATCACATGGCCAATTATGATGCGGAAGCAACGGGTCGTTTACTCTTTATTTTTATCAATGATGTCTTGGACCGCCACGGCATCACCGATATGACTGATTTGAATACCAAATTGGTGGCAGAGGATTCTTATAAAAAGGCCAGGGTCAAACATGCGACTATATACGTGCAAAACCAAGTTGGCCTCAAAAATATCTTCAAATTGGTATCTCTATCTAATGTTAAGTATTTTGAGGGAGTGGCCCGCATCCCCAGAACAGTCTTAAACGACCACCGAGAGGGCTTGTTGCTTGGCTCAGCTTGTTCGGAAGGTGAAGTTTTTGACGCTGTCTTGACCAAGGGGGTCGATGCGGCTGTTGAGGTTGCTAAATATTATGATTTTATTGAAATCATGCCGCCGGCTATCTACGCACCTCTCCTAGCGCAAGGAACCATCAAGGATGAGACAGGTATTCAAGAAGCCATTCAAAATCTCATCGAAGTTGGTAGGCGTCTAGACAAGCCAGTTCTCGCTACTGGAAATGTTCATTATATCGAGCCTGAAGAAGAGATTTACCGTGAAATTATTGTTCGTAGCCTTGGTCAGGGGGCTATGATCAACCGTACCATCGGACGTGGTGAGGGCGCGATGCCAGCACCGCTCCCCAAGGCTCACTTCAGAACAACCAATGAGATGTTGGATGAGTTTGCCTTTTTAGGTAAAGAATTAGCTTACCAGGTGGTTGTCGCCAATACTCAAGCTTTTGCGGAGCGTTTTGAGGAGATTGAGGTCGTTAAAGGGGACCTCTACACTCCTTACCTTGATCGGGCTGAGGAGACGGTCGCTGAGTTGACTTATGAAAAAGCCTTTGAGGTTTATGGCAATCCTCTGCCTGATATTATCGATCTGCGCATTGAAAAAGAACTATCCTCTATTTTGGGGAATGGTTTCGCGGTGATTTATCTGGCCTCCCAGATGTTGGTTAACCGTTCTAACGAACGGGGTTACCTTGTTGGTTCTAGGGGTTCTGTCGGTTCTTCCTTTGTTGCGACCATGATTGGGATTACCGAGGTTAACCCTATGCCGCCGCACTATGTCTGTCCTAACTGTCAACACAGTGAATTTATCACAGACGGTTCCTATGGTTCAGGTTATGACCTGCCCAATAAAGACTGTCCTGAATGTGGTACTTTGTATAAAAAAGACGGTCAGGATATCCCCTTTGAAACCTTTCTTGGCTTTGATGGGGACAAGGTTCCTGATATCGATCTCAACTTCTCAGGTGATGACCAACCCTCTGCTCATTTGGATGTTCGTGATATTTTTGGAGAAGAGTATGCTTTTCGTGCCGGAACCGTTGGTACTGTAGCAGACAAGACGGCTTATGGATTTGTTAAGGGATACGAACGTGATTATGGAAAATTCTACCGAGATGCAGAAGTGGATCGGCTAGCCAAAGGGGCAGCTGGCGTTAAGCGAACCACTGGTCAGCACCCAGGAGGTATCGTTGTTATTCCTAATTATATGGATGTTTATGATTTTACTCCTGTTCAGTACCCTGCTGATGATACGTCAGCCGAATGGCAAACCACCCACTTTAACTTCCATGATATTGATGAAAATATCTTGAAACTCGATATTCTCGGACACGATGATCCGACCATGATTCGAAAACTCCAAGATTTGTCTGGTATTGACCCGTCGGAAATCCTACCCGATGATCCTGGGGTAATGGCACTCTTTTCAGGGACCGAAATCCTTGGAGTGACTGAGGAGCAAATTGGTACCCCTACTGGGATGCTTGGGATTCCAGAATTTGGAACGAACTTCGTTCGAGGCATGGTCAATGAAACACGCCCGACAACCTTTGCGGAATTGCTTCAGCTGTCAGGATTATCCCATGGAACAGACGTTTGGCTGGGAAATGCGCAAGACTTGATTAAACAAGGGATAGCTGACCTTTCGACTGTTATCGGGTGTCGAGATGATATCATGGTTTATCTCATGCACCAAGGGCTCGAGCCTAAGATGGCCTTTACGATTATGGAGCGGGTGCGTAAGGGCTTGTGGCTGAAGATTCCTGAGGAAGAGCGCAATGGTTATATCCAGGCTATGCGCGATAATAATGTGCCAGATTGGTATATTGAATCTTGTGGAAAAATCAAGTACATGTTCCCTAAAGCCCATGCGGCAGCCTACGTGCTGATGGCGCTTCGTGTGGCCTACTTCAAAGTTCATCATCCTCTTTATTATTACTGTGCTTATTTCTCTATTCGTGCCAAAGCTTTTGAACTCAAGACTATGAGCGGGGGATTGACAGCTGTTAAAGCTCGCATGAAGGATATTACTGAGAAGAAACAGCGTAATGAAGCAAGCAATGTCGAAAATGACCTTTTCACAACGCTTGAATTGGTCAACGAGATGTTAGAACGCGGTTACCAGTTTGGTAAGTTAGACCTCTATCGCAGTGACGCTACTGAGTTCATCATTGATGGAGACACTTTAATTCCGCCATTTGTAGCTCTTGAGGGTCTCGGCGAGAACGTTGCTAGACAAGTTGTACGTGCTCGTAAGGACGGGGAATTCCTTTCTAAAACCGAACTTCGCAAACGCGGTGGTCTATCATCTACTTTAGTAGAAAAAATGTCTGATATGGGCATTCTTGGTAATCTTCCAGAAGATAACCAGCTAAGTTTATTTGATGATTTCTTTGCTTAG
- a CDS encoding MarR family winged helix-turn-helix transcriptional regulator: MSRLDSNTALKAMVVFRKAERTLDAFGSSVFKKHQITPTQFSVLDVLHTKGEMNISKLIDSILATSGNMTVVLKNMGRNGWIYRRRDDNDKRAYVIGLTDEGRQLIETVLPEHIARVEESFSVLTEKEQLQLIDLLKKFKNL; encoded by the coding sequence ATGAGTAGACTGGATAGTAATACAGCCCTGAAGGCCATGGTCGTTTTCCGTAAGGCGGAGAGAACTCTAGATGCCTTTGGTTCAAGTGTTTTTAAGAAACACCAGATCACACCGACACAATTTAGCGTGCTAGATGTGCTTCACACTAAGGGGGAGATGAATATCAGCAAGTTGATTGACTCTATCCTTGCTACATCAGGAAATATGACCGTGGTGTTAAAAAACATGGGCCGAAATGGCTGGATTTATCGTCGTCGAGATGATAATGACAAACGCGCCTATGTGATTGGTCTGACGGACGAGGGGCGCCAGTTGATTGAAACGGTGTTACCCGAGCATATTGCGCGTGTGGAAGAGTCATTTTCAGTGTTAACAGAAAAAGAGCAGCTACAACTCATAGACCTTTTGAAGAAATTTAAAAATTTGTAA
- a CDS encoding NADPH-dependent FMN reductase, producing MKNILFVVGSLRQGSFNHQMAELAEKALEGKATVTYLNYSDVPVFSQDLEAAVPAAVAKAREAVQDSDAIWFFSPVYNFAMPGTVKNLLDWLSRSLDPANPAAESVLHDKVTTVSLVANGGHEQAGDQYRSLLPFIRTNLVDHFTTATVNDSAWVDGKFLATEEVLAALDKQIEALLAAINS from the coding sequence ATGAAAAACATTTTATTTGTCGTTGGTTCACTACGTCAAGGATCATTTAACCACCAAATGGCTGAATTGGCTGAAAAAGCTCTTGAAGGTAAGGCAACTGTGACTTACCTTAACTACTCCGATGTTCCTGTTTTCTCACAAGATTTAGAAGCGGCAGTGCCAGCTGCAGTTGCTAAAGCACGTGAGGCTGTTCAAGATTCAGATGCTATCTGGTTCTTCTCACCTGTTTATAATTTTGCTATGCCAGGTACAGTGAAAAATCTTCTTGACTGGTTGTCACGTTCGTTAGATCCAGCAAATCCTGCTGCAGAATCTGTGCTTCACGATAAAGTAACAACTGTTTCATTGGTTGCTAATGGTGGACATGAGCAAGCTGGTGACCAATACCGTTCCCTTCTTCCATTCATCCGTACGAACCTTGTGGATCACTTTACAACGGCAACCGTTAACGATTCAGCATGGGTGGACGGTAAATTCCTTGCAACAGAAGAAGTTTTAGCAGCATTGGACAAACAAATCGAAGCCCTTCTTGCTGCCATCAATTCATAA
- a CDS encoding thiamine pyrophosphate-dependent dehydrogenase E1 component subunit alpha, producing the protein MVTLSKEQHMDMFLKMERIREFDMRINKLVRRGFVQGMTHFSVGEEAANVGAVAHLSYDDLIFSNHRGHGQSIAKDMDLKGMMAELAGKATGVSKGRGGSMHLADFEKGNYGTNGIVGGGFALATGAALTQQYKETGNIAVAFSGDGATNEGSFHESVNMAATWKLPVIFFIINNRYGISMDITKATNTPHLYTRAEAYGIPGFYCEDGNDVLAVYETMGKAVEHVRGGNGPAIVEVESYRWFGHSTSDAGKYRSKEEVAEWKEKDPMLKYRAYLTEEGIATDEELDAIQEQVKAEVDEAYEFAENSPFPELSVAFEDVWVD; encoded by the coding sequence ATGGTTACTTTGTCTAAAGAACAACATATGGATATGTTTTTGAAAATGGAACGTATTCGTGAATTTGATATGCGTATCAACAAACTCGTTCGTCGCGGTTTTGTTCAAGGGATGACTCACTTTTCAGTTGGTGAAGAAGCAGCCAATGTTGGCGCTGTTGCCCACTTGAGTTACGACGATCTTATCTTCTCTAATCACCGTGGTCATGGTCAATCAATTGCTAAAGATATGGACCTTAAAGGGATGATGGCTGAACTTGCTGGTAAAGCGACAGGTGTTTCAAAAGGTCGTGGTGGATCAATGCACTTGGCAGACTTTGAAAAAGGTAACTACGGAACCAATGGTATCGTTGGTGGTGGATTTGCTCTAGCTACTGGCGCAGCCCTTACACAACAATATAAAGAAACTGGCAACATTGCTGTTGCTTTCTCAGGGGATGGTGCTACTAACGAAGGTTCATTCCATGAGTCAGTTAACATGGCAGCGACATGGAAATTACCTGTTATCTTCTTTATCATTAACAACCGTTATGGTATCTCTATGGATATCACTAAAGCAACCAACACGCCTCACCTCTATACTCGTGCCGAAGCCTATGGCATTCCAGGATTCTACTGTGAAGACGGTAACGATGTTTTAGCTGTCTACGAAACAATGGGCAAAGCCGTAGAACACGTACGTGGCGGCAATGGTCCTGCTATCGTTGAGGTTGAATCTTACCGTTGGTTTGGTCACTCTACTTCTGATGCTGGTAAATACCGTTCTAAAGAAGAAGTTGCTGAGTGGAAAGAAAAAGACCCAATGCTTAAATACCGTGCTTATTTGACTGAAGAAGGTATTGCGACAGATGAAGAATTAGATGCTATCCAAGAGCAAGTTAAAGCAGAAGTTGATGAAGCTTACGAATTTGCTGAAAACAGCCCATTCCCAGAGCTTTCGGTAGCCTTTGAAGATGTATGGGTAGACTAA